The Streptomyces sp. A2-16 sequence GCCGTACGGCACCACCCAGTCCGGGTGCACGCGGGCGGGGTGCGAGGCGACCAGCTTGGCCGGGTCGCCGTGGTTCGCGACGCGGTACGGGTTGAACCAGGCGTGGAGTTGCAGGCCCCGCTTGTGCGCCTCGGCGACAGCGGTGCCCAGCGGGTCCCAGCCGGGGTTCTTGCCCTGCGTCCCGGTGAGGTACTGCGACCAGGGCTCGTACGGAGAGGGCCACAGGGCGTCGGCGGTGGGCCGTACCTGGAAGATCACCGCGTTCAGCCGGTCCGCGGCCGCCCGGTCGAGGTGGGCGATCAGCTCGGCGCGCTGCTGTGCGGCGGTCAGCCCGGGCTTCGACGGCCAGTCCCGGTTGGACACCGTGGCCAGCCACACACCCCGCATCTCGGTCGCCGTCCGCCGCGGGTGGCGTGGTGCGGCGGCCGCTCCCGAGGCCGTCGTCAGGGTGGAAAGCGCGGCCAGCGCGAAGGCCCGGCGCGACAGACGTCCCATGTGCACACTCCCCCAACACCATGGATCCGCTCGGTCACGGATCGTCTCCGCGCCCCAGAATGCCCGACGGATGCCGGACCCCGACGATCGATCATCGATACTTGGGAGTAACGTGCACGAACGGAGCAGGTACCGGCCACGGCGGACCTGCCACGAGGTGAAGACCAGCGAAAGGGACGAAGTGACGGACTTCCCGGCGGGAGACATCGCACGCGTCGGAGTGGTGGGCTGCGGCCAGATGGGGGCGGGCATCGCCGAGGTGTGCGCCCGTGCCGGTCTGGACGTGAAGGTCGCCGAGACCACCGGCGAGGCCCTGGAGATCGGCCGCACCCGGCTGTTCAACTCCCTGACCAAGGCCGCCGAACGCGGCAAGATCAGCGCGGACGAGCTGGCGGCCACGCAGGCCCGGCTCTCCTTCACCACCGACCTCGGCGAGTTCGCGGACCGTGACCTCGTCATCGAGGCCGTCGTGGAGAACGAGCAGGTGAAGACGGAGATCTTCCAGGTGCTCGACCAGGTGGTGACCCGCCCGGACGCGATCCTGGCCTCCAACACCTCCTCCATCCCGCTGGTGCGGCTCGCGGTCGCCACCTCGCGGCCCGACCAGGTCGTCGGCATCCACTTCTTCAACCCGGCCCCGGTGCAGAAGCTCGTCGAGCTGATCCCGGCGCTGACCACCTCCGAGGGCACCCTGGCCCGCGCCCAGTCCTTCGCCGAGAAGCTCCTCGGCAAGCACGCGATCCGCGCCCAGGACCGCTCCGGCTTCGTGGTCAACGCACTGCTGATCCCGTATCTCCTGTCCGCGATCCGGATGTTCGAGTCGGGCATCGCCAGCCGCGAGGACATCGACAACGGCATGGAGCTCGGCTGCGCCCACCCGATGGGCCCGCTGAAGCTGTCCGACCTGATCGGCCTGGACACCGTCGCCTCGGTCGCGTTCAGCATGTACGAGGAGTACAAGGAGCCCCTGTACGCCGCTCCCCCGCTGCTCCAGCGCATGGTCGACGCGGGCCGGCTGGGCCGCAAGTCCGGCTCGGGCTTCTACACCTACGGCTGACCGCACCCTGTCCGTTCCAGGGTGTTGATTACACAGTGCTACGACCACGGGCTCGGCACTCTCCGGAGCGCCGGGCCCGTGGCATTCACACACCGTGTGCGCGCCGGGCCCGCATATGCCTGTCGCACACTCTCCCCACGCACCCACCAGGCGAGTTGACTCTTCATGCGCATGCAAGGGATGTGACGACTACGGAAAGGAGCGGACTCGTGACCGCCGACCCGGAGCATCCCGTGATCCATGGGGAACTCGCAGAGTTACGGCGCCGCCTCGATGTCGCGTACGCACGTGTCGAGGGAGGTCTGGCTCTGCTCAGTCATCGTACGGAGGAGACGGACAAGGAGATCGACGATCTGAGCGCACGGATCATCGCCCTGGAGCACGCCCGCTGGCCGCTTCCCGCGGTCGCGGCGATCACCGCCGTGGGCGCGCTCGTCGTGGCGATCTGGCAGGCCCTCGGTCACTGAGGCTTCGGGACAGACGGGTGGGGAATCAGGGCAAGGTGTCCTGACCGAGCCTCAGGTGATGCAACAGCAGTAACGCGGCCGCCATGTTGGCGGCCGGGACCTCCCCACGGGCGACCATGTCGGGAACGAGCTTCAGGGGGACCCATTCCCGGCGGTCCGACTCGAAGTCGTCCACGGGGTGCCCGACGTACTCGCCCTCCTCGGCCCAGTAGATGTGGTGCCGGGCGTCGGTGAGCCCGTTGGAGGGCTCCACACTCATCAGGTGCTGGAGCGGCCCCGGCCGCCAGCCGGTCTCCTCCTCGAGCTCCCTGGCGGCCGCGACGGCGATGTCCTCGCCGTCCTCGACGACACCCGCGGCCAGTTCCCAGCCCCAGCTGTCGGTGATGAAGCGGTGGCGCCACAGCAGGAGCACTTCGTTGGCCTCGTTCACCACGGTGGCGACGGCGACCGGCCTCAGCCGTATCAGGAAGTGGTCGAGATGCCGCCCGTCCGGTAGTTCGACATCGGCGAGATTCACGCTGAACCAGCGGTTTTCATACACGGTTTGTTCGTTCTGTTTCGTCCACTGCACGGTTCTGCCACCTTCCGTCGAGTAAGTGGCAATATCGCAGCAGGGACTGTGAGGTGTCGGCGTCCGTGTGCCGGACTACAGAGGCACGCGCAGTGCGCCGTCGATCAGTTCGGCTGCAGCGGCCGTGCCCGCGCAGCCACTGCGGACCAGATGTTCACGCACCGCTCTGAGTCTGTCGCGCAGGCGCTGGGACTCCATTCCCCGCGCCTGCTCCGCCATCTGCACGGCGGTGGCCACCGCCTTGTCGGCGTTGCCCTGGCGCAGTTCGATCGTGCTGAGCATGGCGAGCCGGTGCACCCGGCCCCGGTCGTGGGCCGGGTTGTCGACGGCGGCCGCGGCGTGCGCGGCGGCGGCCGCGAGTTCGCCGAGGCTGAGGAGCGCCTCCGCCACCTGGACGTTGACGAGTCCCGGCTGGACATAGCCGGTCTCGTCGGGCTCGTATCCGCGCCGGATGCGTTCGGCGGCCTGCTCCGCCCGCCGGATGCAGGACAGCGCGGTCGTGCCGTCGCCGAGGTGGGCGTACGCCTTGGCCTGCATCGCGTAGAGGTCGCAGGCGAGCGCCGGGGTGATGTGCTTGCCCGCGGCCCTGAGCGCGGCCTCGGCGAAGGCGACGGCCTGGCGGTACTCCCGCATGAACAGGGACTGGTTGACGAGAAGTGCGATCACATACGCGCCGAGTCCCCTGTCCCCACTGGCCTTGGCGAGCCGGAGCGCCTGGTGGAAGTAGCGCTGGGCGAGACCGTGCGCGTCGGAGTCGTAGGCGCAGATGCCGGCGACGGCGACCAGTCCGCCGGTGGCCCGGTGCAGTTGACGGCCCGTCCCGTCGGTGTAGCTGCCGCGCAGCAGCGGGGCGGCCTCGGCGTTGAGGAAGCCGACGATCCGGCTCCGGGTCGCCACCCCGCCGGCCTTGCGGTACATCTGCTCGTAGTGGGTGCGGGCCGCGCGCAGCATCTCGATGTCGGCGTGGGTGACCCGGTGCCGGCCGCCGCGGGAGACGTCGACGTCCTCGGGCGGGTTCTCCCACTCCCACACGGGCATGACGGCGGGCGTGCCGGTGACCGCGGGGGCGCCCAGGATGTGCGGGCGCTGCTGTTCGTCGGAGCGCCACAGGGCGGTGGCCCGCTCGACGAAGCCGGACAGGGAGGTGCCGTGCGGGGCGGAGGGCTCGCCGGGGACCCCGAGGCCGATGTCGTCGAGGGTCACGGGGCGTTGGAGCCGGCCGGCGAGCACCTCGCAGATCAGGTCGGGCACCTGGCCGCGCGGGCGCTGGCCCTTCAACCACCGCGCCACGGCGGTGTGTTCGTACCTGAGCGCCAGGCCGCGTGCCCTCCCCGCCTGGTTCACATGTGCGGCAAGCCCCGCGTGCGAGATCCCGGCTTCGTCGAGGATCGCGTCGAGCAGAGTGTTGGGCTGCATATATGCCCCCCGGGTGGCTCGGTGCCGTCAGATTAGTGGGTTCGTCTTCACACGGGGTGTGATCGGAGTGCTCGAATCCGCAGGGTGTGCGCACTGTTGCGGAGAGTTTCCAGCCGGTTGACTGAATTGCCTCGCAAGAGGCCGGCTGGGCCGCCGGCTCCCCCTCGTACAGTGCGGTGGCCTGGCCGTGGGCCGAGGGGGGCGACTAAACACCGTTGCCCTGGAGGTGCGTTGTCGACCGCGGCGCCGTCGTGGCCGTTCGCGCAGTTCCACGCGCCCCTTGGGTGGGCTGCAGTTGACGGTCGTTTTTCAGCACCAGTAAGGCCACGTCATCCTTCGGGGTGCCACCCGAGTGGTGAAGAAGTGCCGTGAAAACCCTGCCCAGAACCGCTTGAGGCGTCTCTCCTGCATCCCTGAGCACCTCGCGCAGGGAAAAGAAACGGCCACCGGCGTCCCTCGCGTCCTCGGCACCGTCCGTGTGCAGGACCAGGCTCTCCCCCGGCAGCAGCTGCCCGCACCGCAGCCCCGACAAGTCGGCGGGCAGCGGGAACGGGCCGAGCGGCGGCATCGGGTCCACGCGGGAGAGCGGCTCGACGAGCGACCCGCTGAGCAAGTACGGCCACGGGTGACCGCAGTTGAGCGCGTGCAGCTCGCCGTCCCGGCCGATCTCCAGCAGGAGCAGCGTGACGAACTCCTCGGCGACCGTGCAGTCCCGCTCGGCGCGCTCGCGCAGGTGGCGGGCGAGGGCGCGGTCCAGTCTGCGCAGCACGCCCGCGAGTTCGGGCTCGTCGTGGACGGCCTCGCGGAAACTGCCGAGGACCGCGGCGGCCGTCCCGATGGCGGCGAGGCCGTGGCCGCGCACGTCCCCCATGACGACTCGGACGCCGTGCTCGGTGGCGACGGCCTCGTACAGGTCGCCGCCGATGGTCGCGCCCCGGTCGGCGGACAGCTGGGCCGCGGCCACGGTGAGCCCGTCGACGCTCGGGGGCAACGGCCGCAGCAGCACGCTCTGGGCGGCGCCCGCGACCTGCTTGGCCTGCCTGAGCTCACGCAGCAGAGCGCGCCGGACGTGGACGATCAGCCCGGTGCCCACCGCGAAGAACACGGCACTGGTGACGACCCGCGCACCCAGGCCGTTCTGCTGTGCGAGCGGGCAGGTCAGCTTGTAGGTGATCGCGACGGCACCCCACACGGTGGGCAGGCCCATCGAGAGCACACGGCGCAACGACCCCACCCGGGGAACAGCAGCCTTGATGCACATCATGCCGACGGCCCCCCAGCTAGGCCCTGCACACGCGATCGGACCGGCCTCGAAAGGCCGGTCCGATTCTGTCGACCGTATGAGCCGAAAGGGCCAGATCACCAGGGAAAGTCACCCTATCGAGTGAGGTGACCCGATAGGGGTGACCTAGCCGCGGAGGACCGCTCCCGTACGCTCGCCCGCCAGGGCGACCGCCGCGTCCCGAGCCGCCGACGCCTCGTCCACCGTCAGCGTCCGGTCAGCCGCACGGAACCGCAGCGCGTACGCCAACGACTTCCTGCCGTCGCCCAGCTGCTCCGGGTTCTCGTACACGTCGAACAGCCGGATCGCCTCGAGGAGTTCACCCGCGCCCTCGCGCAGCGCGGCCTCGACCTCGGCGTGCGGCACGAACTTGTCGACGACCAGGGCGACATCCTGCGTGGCCACCGGGAACGTGGAGATGTTCGGCGCCTGCGGGGTGTCGTCGCCGGCCGCCTCCAGGACGTCCAGGTCCAGCTCCATCGCGCAGGTGCGCGCGGGCAGCCCGAACGCCTTCACGACCCTCGGATGCAGCTCACCGGCGTGACCGACGACGGTGTCGCCGACCACGAACTCGGCACAGCGCCCGGGGTGCCACGGCCCGTACTGACCGCCCCGCACGACCAGCTCGACGCCGGCCTCACGCGCGACCAGACGCCCGGCCTCGACCGCGTCGGCCCAGTCGGCCGGACGGCCCTTGCCCCACCAGCCGGCCTGCTCGCGCGCCCCGGCGAGCACCACGGCCACGTGCCGCGGCTGCTCCGGCAGAGCTGCGTCCAGTTCGGCGATCTCGGCGTCCGTGGGACGCCGGTCGACCGGCAGCACCGCGGCCACCCGCTGCTCCGAGCGCGGCAGGAAGACCAGCCCGGTCTCGAACAGCGCCAGGTCGTGCGAGCCCCGCCCGTCGTTGCGTCGCAGCGCACCGAGCAGACCCGGCAGCAGGGACGTACGGAGCGCGGGCTCCTCGTCGTTGAGCGGGTTCGTCAGCCTGACGACCCGGCGGGCCGGGTCGTCAGGCTCAAGACCGAGCTGGTCGAAGACCTGCTCGCTCACGAAGGGGTAGTTCGGCGCCTCGACGTACCCGGCACCGGCCAGCACCCGTCCGGTCCGGCGGTGCAGCCGCTGGCGGTGGGTCAGGCCGCGGCCGGCCGGCGGCCTGGGCAGCGTGGAGGGCAGGTTCTCGTAGCCCTCCAGTCGGATGACCTCTTCAGCGAGGTCGTTGATCTCCTGGAGGTCGGGACGCCAGGACGGCACGGTGACGATGAGCTCGTCCTGCCCGTACACGTCGCAGCCGACCTCCTGGAGACGCCGTACGACGGTCTCGCGGCCGTAGGAGACACCGGCGACCTTGTCGGGGTGGTCCGCGGGGACGCTGATGGTGTGCGGGGCGGACGGGGCGACGACCTCGGTGACACCGGCCTCGGCGGTGCCGCCCGCGAGCAGCACCAGCAGGTCGACCGTGCGCTGCGCGGCAGCGGCGGCGGCCTGCGGATCGACACCGCGCTCGAAGCGCCGGGACGCCTCGGAGGACAGCTTGTGGCGACGGGCCGTACGCGCGATGGAGACCGCGTCGAAGTGCGCGGCCTCGATGACGACGTCGGTCGTGCCCTCGGCCTCGGAGTGGTCGGCGATCTCGGTGTTGGCGCCGCCCATGACACCCGCGAGACCGATCGGGCCGCGCTCGTCGGTGATGACCAGGTCCTCGGCGTGCAGCTTCCGC is a genomic window containing:
- a CDS encoding 3-hydroxybutyryl-CoA dehydrogenase produces the protein MKTSERDEVTDFPAGDIARVGVVGCGQMGAGIAEVCARAGLDVKVAETTGEALEIGRTRLFNSLTKAAERGKISADELAATQARLSFTTDLGEFADRDLVIEAVVENEQVKTEIFQVLDQVVTRPDAILASNTSSIPLVRLAVATSRPDQVVGIHFFNPAPVQKLVELIPALTTSEGTLARAQSFAEKLLGKHAIRAQDRSGFVVNALLIPYLLSAIRMFESGIASREDIDNGMELGCAHPMGPLKLSDLIGLDTVASVAFSMYEEYKEPLYAAPPLLQRMVDAGRLGRKSGSGFYTYG
- a CDS encoding NUDIX hydrolase, coding for MQWTKQNEQTVYENRWFSVNLADVELPDGRHLDHFLIRLRPVAVATVVNEANEVLLLWRHRFITDSWGWELAAGVVEDGEDIAVAAARELEEETGWRPGPLQHLMSVEPSNGLTDARHHIYWAEEGEYVGHPVDDFESDRREWVPLKLVPDMVARGEVPAANMAAALLLLHHLRLGQDTLP
- a CDS encoding transcriptional regulator; this encodes MQPNTLLDAILDEAGISHAGLAAHVNQAGRARGLALRYEHTAVARWLKGQRPRGQVPDLICEVLAGRLQRPVTLDDIGLGVPGEPSAPHGTSLSGFVERATALWRSDEQQRPHILGAPAVTGTPAVMPVWEWENPPEDVDVSRGGRHRVTHADIEMLRAARTHYEQMYRKAGGVATRSRIVGFLNAEAAPLLRGSYTDGTGRQLHRATGGLVAVAGICAYDSDAHGLAQRYFHQALRLAKASGDRGLGAYVIALLVNQSLFMREYRQAVAFAEAALRAAGKHITPALACDLYAMQAKAYAHLGDGTTALSCIRRAEQAAERIRRGYEPDETGYVQPGLVNVQVAEALLSLGELAAAAAHAAAAVDNPAHDRGRVHRLAMLSTIELRQGNADKAVATAVQMAEQARGMESQRLRDRLRAVREHLVRSGCAGTAAAAELIDGALRVPL
- a CDS encoding PP2C family protein-serine/threonine phosphatase, whose protein sequence is MMCIKAAVPRVGSLRRVLSMGLPTVWGAVAITYKLTCPLAQQNGLGARVVTSAVFFAVGTGLIVHVRRALLRELRQAKQVAGAAQSVLLRPLPPSVDGLTVAAAQLSADRGATIGGDLYEAVATEHGVRVVMGDVRGHGLAAIGTAAAVLGSFREAVHDEPELAGVLRRLDRALARHLRERAERDCTVAEEFVTLLLLEIGRDGELHALNCGHPWPYLLSGSLVEPLSRVDPMPPLGPFPLPADLSGLRCGQLLPGESLVLHTDGAEDARDAGGRFFSLREVLRDAGETPQAVLGRVFTALLHHSGGTPKDDVALLVLKNDRQLQPTQGARGTARTATTAPRSTTHLQGNGV
- the pheT gene encoding phenylalanine--tRNA ligase subunit beta → MRVPLSWLREYVDLPATETGRDVQAKLISAGLEVESVEHLGADLKGPLVVGQVLTIEELEGFKKPIRFCTVDVGQANGTGEPQEIVCGARNFAVGDKVVVVLPGATLPGGFSISARKTYGKTSHGMICSGDELGMGDDGSHGIIVLPPETEVGKDAIELLELVDEVLDIAVTANRGDCLSIRGVAREAAIAYGLPLSDPALLDVPGPNAYGYPVQVSDPVGCDRFTARTVTGLSPEARSPIWLQRRLQKVGMRPISLAVDVTNYVMMELGQPLHAYDRSLVQGTIGVRRAAEGEQIKTLDGVERKLHAEDLVITDERGPIGLAGVMGGANTEIADHSEAEGTTDVVIEAAHFDAVSIARTARRHKLSSEASRRFERGVDPQAAAAAAQRTVDLLVLLAGGTAEAGVTEVVAPSAPHTISVPADHPDKVAGVSYGRETVVRRLQEVGCDVYGQDELIVTVPSWRPDLQEINDLAEEVIRLEGYENLPSTLPRPPAGRGLTHRQRLHRRTGRVLAGAGYVEAPNYPFVSEQVFDQLGLEPDDPARRVVRLTNPLNDEEPALRTSLLPGLLGALRRNDGRGSHDLALFETGLVFLPRSEQRVAAVLPVDRRPTDAEIAELDAALPEQPRHVAVVLAGAREQAGWWGKGRPADWADAVEAGRLVAREAGVELVVRGGQYGPWHPGRCAEFVVGDTVVGHAGELHPRVVKAFGLPARTCAMELDLDVLEAAGDDTPQAPNISTFPVATQDVALVVDKFVPHAEVEAALREGAGELLEAIRLFDVYENPEQLGDGRKSLAYALRFRAADRTLTVDEASAARDAAVALAGERTGAVLRG